A window of the Lactuca sativa cultivar Salinas chromosome 7, Lsat_Salinas_v11, whole genome shotgun sequence genome harbors these coding sequences:
- the LOC111904861 gene encoding lysine-specific histone demethylase 1 homolog 2 isoform X3 → METPVSKRPLRKKHLSRSYDENLMDDYLDKQLGNSPRKRFRTKKELEKETEKEAMIALSLGFPIDALLEEEIKAKVVSELDGKEQNDYIVVRNHILSRWRANVHAWLSKGEIKETVSNEFNHLLHSAYDFLLFNGYINFGVSPTFKPQMPEESTEGSVIVIGAGLAGLAAARQLLAFGFKVIVLEGRNRPGGRVYTQKMGQGQNGNYAVVDLGGSVITGIHANPLGVLARQLSIPLHKVRDKCPLYDPEGKPVGKETDSKVEFIFNRLLDKVTEFRQIMGESCGDISLGSVLDKLTKLYAVATSVEEKQLLDWHFANLEYANAGPLSDLSAAYWDQDDPYEMGGDHCFLAGGNWRLIEALCEGVPIFYEKIVKTIRYGENGVEVITSDQTFQGDIVLCTVPLGVLKKKVISFVPELPERKLEAIERLGFGLLNKVAMVFPYVFWGEDVDTFGCLNRNSENRGEFFLFYSYHTVSGGSVLVALVAGEAAKSFESTHPSTLLHRVLNVLKGIYGPKGIEVPNPIQSICTKWGNDPLSCGSYSHVRVHSSGSDYDILAENVANRLFFAGEATNRQHPATMHGAYLSGLREASCIYRVRKSNYNNNNDDDNNNNNNNNNKQNNPKKSIRKIIGVSDTLINLFKNPDLSFGNFLFVFDPSNEDDESTGLMMVAIDNDDDDDKVKVKVNNGQSQHAVKLYTMVTRVQARDLEAVVGGGESGLSYMSENLGLKLMGMDCFALVANSLISNIATRRSRVRNRVVFGNRVSYT, encoded by the exons ATGGAAACCCCAGTTTCCAAGAGGCCATTGAGAAAGAAACACCTCTCTAGAAGCTATGATGAGAATTTGATGGATGATTATCTGGATAAGCAATTAGGTAATTCCCCAAGGAAAAGGTTCAGAACAAAGAAGGAATTGGAGAAAGAAACAGAAAAAGAAGCCATGATAGCCCTTTCTTTAGGGTTTCCCATTGATGCCCTTCTTGAAGAAGAAATCAAAGCCAAAGTAGTAAGCGAGTTAGATGGAAAAGAACAAAACGACTACATCGTTGTCAGAAACCATATTCTTTCAAGATGGAGAGCTAATGTACATGCATGGCTTTCCAAAGGTGAAATAAAGGAAACTGTAAGTAACGAATTCAATCACTTACTTCATTCTGCTTATGACTTTCTTCTCTTCAATGGGTATATAAATTTTGGAGTTTCACCGACTTTCAAACCTCAAATGCCCGAAGAATCAACAGAAGGATCTGTAATAGTAATCGGTGCAGGTCTTGCTGGATTAGCTGCAGCTCGCCAGTTGTTAGCTTTTGGTTTTAAAGTGATTGTGTTAGAGGGTAGGAACAGACCTGGGGGTAGAGTCTATACCCAGAAAATGGGTCAGGGGCAAAATGGTAATTATGCTGTGGTGGATCTTGGTGGAAGTGTTATCACAGGTATTCATGCAAACCCTCTTGGAGTTTTAGCTAGACAGCTATCAATTCCTCTTCATAAAGTGAGAGATAAATGTCCTTTATATGATCCAGAAGGAAAACCTGTTGGAAAAGAAACCGATTCAAAAGTAGAATTCATTTTCAATAGACTTCTAGACAAAGTAACCGAATTCAGACAAATCATGGGTGAATCATGTGGTGACATTTCATTAGGATCAGTTCTTGACAAACTCACAAAACTATACGCTGTAGCCACAAGTGTAGAAGAAAAACAATTACTCGATTGGCATTTTGCAAATCTAGAATACGCAAACGCGGGCCCCCTTTCGGATCTTTCAGCTGCTTATTGGGATCAAGATGACCCATATGAAATGGGTGGTGATCATTGCTTTTTAGCAGGTGGGAATTGGAGATTAATCGAAGCATTATGTGAAGGGGTTCCGATTTTTTATGAAAAGATTGTGAAAACCATTAGATATGGTGAAAATGGTGTTGAGGTGATTACAAGTGATCAAACATTTCAAGGTGATATTGTTCTATGCACTGTTcctcttggtgttttgaagaaaaagGTGATAAGTTTTGTGCCTGAATTACCTGAAAGAAAACTTGAGGCAATTGAGAGACTTGGATTTGGGTTGTTGAACAAGGTTGCCATGGTGTTTCCTTATGTTTTTTGGGGTGAAGATGTTGATACATTTGGTTGTTTGAATAGAAATAGTGAGAATCGTGGAGAGTTTTTCTTGTTTTATAGTTATCACACAGTTTCTGGGGGATCAGTTCTTGTTGCATTAGTTGCTGGTGAAGCTGCAAAATCATTTGAATCCACACATCCTTCCACTTTGCTTCATCGTGTTTTAAATGTCCTTAAAG GAATATATGGACCAAAGGGTATTGAAGTGCCTAATCCAATCCAATCCATTTGTACAAAATGGGGAAATGATCCTCTGTCATGCGGTTCATATTCTCATGTGCGGGTCCACTCTTCCGGTAGTGACTACGATATCCTTGCGGAAAACGTTGCAAACCGCCTCTTTTTCGCCGGAGAAGCCACCAACCGCCAACACCCTGCCACCATGCATGGGGCCTACTTAAGTGGTCTAAGAGAAGCTTCATGTATTTATAGAGTCAGAAAGtctaattataataataataatgatgatgataataataataataataataacaataacaaacaaaaTAATCCCAAAAAAAGCATTCGAAAAATCATTGGAGTGAGTGATACTCTCATAAACCTTTTCAAGAATCCCGATTTATCTTTCGggaattttctttttgtgtttGACCCTTCAAATGAAGACGATGAGTCAACCGGGCTCATGATGGTTGCcattgataatgatgatgatgatgataaagtcaaagtcaaagtcaacaatggtcaaagtcaacatgcgGTGAAGCTTTACACGATGGTGACACGTGTACAGGCGCGGGATTTGGAGGCGGTGGTTGGTGGCGGGGAAAGTGGGTTGAGTTACATGTCGGAGAATCTCGGGTTGAAGTTAATGGGAATGGACTGTTTTGCCCTTGTGGCGAATTCATTGATTTCTAATATTGCTACACGGAGAAGTAGGGTTAGGAATCGGGTAGTGTTTGGAAACCGTGTTTCGTACACGTGA
- the LOC111904861 gene encoding lysine-specific histone demethylase 1 homolog 2 isoform X2 — protein sequence MPSVTEVKWMETPVSKRPLRKKHLSRSYDENLMDDYLDKQLGNSPRKRFRTKKELEKETEKEAMIALSLGFPIDALLEEEIKAKVVSELDGKEQNDYIVVRNHILSRWRANVHAWLSKGEIKETVSNEFNHLLHSAYDFLLFNGYINFGVSPTFKPQMPEESTEGSVIVIGAGLAGLAAARQLLAFGFKVIVLEGRNRPGGRVYTQKMGQGQNGNYAVVDLGGSVITGIHANPLGVLARQLSIPLHKVRDKCPLYDPEGKPVGKETDSKVEFIFNRLLDKVTEFRQIMGESCGDISLGSVLDKLTKLYAVATSVEEKQLLDWHFANLEYANAGPLSDLSAAYWDQDDPYEMGGDHCFLAGGNWRLIEALCEGVPIFYEKIVKTIRYGENGVEVITSDQTFQGDIVLCTVPLGVLKKKVISFVPELPERKLEAIERLGFGLLNKVAMVFPYVFWGEDVDTFGCLNRNSENRGEFFLFYSYHTVSGGSVLVALVAGEAAKSFESTHPSTLLHRVLNVLKGIYGPKGIEVPNPIQSICTKWGNDPLSCGSYSHVRVHSSGSDYDILAENVANRLFFAGEATNRQHPATMHGAYLSGLREASCIYRVRKSNYNNNNDDDNNNNNNNNNKQNNPKKSIRKIIGVSDTLINLFKNPDLSFGNFLFVFDPSNEDDESTGLMMVAIDNDDDDDKVKVKVNNGQSQHAVKLYTMVTRVQARDLEAVVGGGESGLSYMSENLGLKLMGMDCFALVANSLISNIATRRSRVRNRVVFGNRVSYT from the exons ATGCCTTCTGTAACTGAGGTAAAATG GATGGAAACCCCAGTTTCCAAGAGGCCATTGAGAAAGAAACACCTCTCTAGAAGCTATGATGAGAATTTGATGGATGATTATCTGGATAAGCAATTAGGTAATTCCCCAAGGAAAAGGTTCAGAACAAAGAAGGAATTGGAGAAAGAAACAGAAAAAGAAGCCATGATAGCCCTTTCTTTAGGGTTTCCCATTGATGCCCTTCTTGAAGAAGAAATCAAAGCCAAAGTAGTAAGCGAGTTAGATGGAAAAGAACAAAACGACTACATCGTTGTCAGAAACCATATTCTTTCAAGATGGAGAGCTAATGTACATGCATGGCTTTCCAAAGGTGAAATAAAGGAAACTGTAAGTAACGAATTCAATCACTTACTTCATTCTGCTTATGACTTTCTTCTCTTCAATGGGTATATAAATTTTGGAGTTTCACCGACTTTCAAACCTCAAATGCCCGAAGAATCAACAGAAGGATCTGTAATAGTAATCGGTGCAGGTCTTGCTGGATTAGCTGCAGCTCGCCAGTTGTTAGCTTTTGGTTTTAAAGTGATTGTGTTAGAGGGTAGGAACAGACCTGGGGGTAGAGTCTATACCCAGAAAATGGGTCAGGGGCAAAATGGTAATTATGCTGTGGTGGATCTTGGTGGAAGTGTTATCACAGGTATTCATGCAAACCCTCTTGGAGTTTTAGCTAGACAGCTATCAATTCCTCTTCATAAAGTGAGAGATAAATGTCCTTTATATGATCCAGAAGGAAAACCTGTTGGAAAAGAAACCGATTCAAAAGTAGAATTCATTTTCAATAGACTTCTAGACAAAGTAACCGAATTCAGACAAATCATGGGTGAATCATGTGGTGACATTTCATTAGGATCAGTTCTTGACAAACTCACAAAACTATACGCTGTAGCCACAAGTGTAGAAGAAAAACAATTACTCGATTGGCATTTTGCAAATCTAGAATACGCAAACGCGGGCCCCCTTTCGGATCTTTCAGCTGCTTATTGGGATCAAGATGACCCATATGAAATGGGTGGTGATCATTGCTTTTTAGCAGGTGGGAATTGGAGATTAATCGAAGCATTATGTGAAGGGGTTCCGATTTTTTATGAAAAGATTGTGAAAACCATTAGATATGGTGAAAATGGTGTTGAGGTGATTACAAGTGATCAAACATTTCAAGGTGATATTGTTCTATGCACTGTTcctcttggtgttttgaagaaaaagGTGATAAGTTTTGTGCCTGAATTACCTGAAAGAAAACTTGAGGCAATTGAGAGACTTGGATTTGGGTTGTTGAACAAGGTTGCCATGGTGTTTCCTTATGTTTTTTGGGGTGAAGATGTTGATACATTTGGTTGTTTGAATAGAAATAGTGAGAATCGTGGAGAGTTTTTCTTGTTTTATAGTTATCACACAGTTTCTGGGGGATCAGTTCTTGTTGCATTAGTTGCTGGTGAAGCTGCAAAATCATTTGAATCCACACATCCTTCCACTTTGCTTCATCGTGTTTTAAATGTCCTTAAAG GAATATATGGACCAAAGGGTATTGAAGTGCCTAATCCAATCCAATCCATTTGTACAAAATGGGGAAATGATCCTCTGTCATGCGGTTCATATTCTCATGTGCGGGTCCACTCTTCCGGTAGTGACTACGATATCCTTGCGGAAAACGTTGCAAACCGCCTCTTTTTCGCCGGAGAAGCCACCAACCGCCAACACCCTGCCACCATGCATGGGGCCTACTTAAGTGGTCTAAGAGAAGCTTCATGTATTTATAGAGTCAGAAAGtctaattataataataataatgatgatgataataataataataataataacaataacaaacaaaaTAATCCCAAAAAAAGCATTCGAAAAATCATTGGAGTGAGTGATACTCTCATAAACCTTTTCAAGAATCCCGATTTATCTTTCGggaattttctttttgtgtttGACCCTTCAAATGAAGACGATGAGTCAACCGGGCTCATGATGGTTGCcattgataatgatgatgatgatgataaagtcaaagtcaaagtcaacaatggtcaaagtcaacatgcgGTGAAGCTTTACACGATGGTGACACGTGTACAGGCGCGGGATTTGGAGGCGGTGGTTGGTGGCGGGGAAAGTGGGTTGAGTTACATGTCGGAGAATCTCGGGTTGAAGTTAATGGGAATGGACTGTTTTGCCCTTGTGGCGAATTCATTGATTTCTAATATTGCTACACGGAGAAGTAGGGTTAGGAATCGGGTAGTGTTTGGAAACCGTGTTTCGTACACGTGA
- the LOC111904861 gene encoding lysine-specific histone demethylase 1 homolog 2 isoform X1, whose translation MPSVTEVKCCRMETPVSKRPLRKKHLSRSYDENLMDDYLDKQLGNSPRKRFRTKKELEKETEKEAMIALSLGFPIDALLEEEIKAKVVSELDGKEQNDYIVVRNHILSRWRANVHAWLSKGEIKETVSNEFNHLLHSAYDFLLFNGYINFGVSPTFKPQMPEESTEGSVIVIGAGLAGLAAARQLLAFGFKVIVLEGRNRPGGRVYTQKMGQGQNGNYAVVDLGGSVITGIHANPLGVLARQLSIPLHKVRDKCPLYDPEGKPVGKETDSKVEFIFNRLLDKVTEFRQIMGESCGDISLGSVLDKLTKLYAVATSVEEKQLLDWHFANLEYANAGPLSDLSAAYWDQDDPYEMGGDHCFLAGGNWRLIEALCEGVPIFYEKIVKTIRYGENGVEVITSDQTFQGDIVLCTVPLGVLKKKVISFVPELPERKLEAIERLGFGLLNKVAMVFPYVFWGEDVDTFGCLNRNSENRGEFFLFYSYHTVSGGSVLVALVAGEAAKSFESTHPSTLLHRVLNVLKGIYGPKGIEVPNPIQSICTKWGNDPLSCGSYSHVRVHSSGSDYDILAENVANRLFFAGEATNRQHPATMHGAYLSGLREASCIYRVRKSNYNNNNDDDNNNNNNNNNKQNNPKKSIRKIIGVSDTLINLFKNPDLSFGNFLFVFDPSNEDDESTGLMMVAIDNDDDDDKVKVKVNNGQSQHAVKLYTMVTRVQARDLEAVVGGGESGLSYMSENLGLKLMGMDCFALVANSLISNIATRRSRVRNRVVFGNRVSYT comes from the exons ATGCCTTCTGTAACTGAGGTAAAATG TTGCAGGATGGAAACCCCAGTTTCCAAGAGGCCATTGAGAAAGAAACACCTCTCTAGAAGCTATGATGAGAATTTGATGGATGATTATCTGGATAAGCAATTAGGTAATTCCCCAAGGAAAAGGTTCAGAACAAAGAAGGAATTGGAGAAAGAAACAGAAAAAGAAGCCATGATAGCCCTTTCTTTAGGGTTTCCCATTGATGCCCTTCTTGAAGAAGAAATCAAAGCCAAAGTAGTAAGCGAGTTAGATGGAAAAGAACAAAACGACTACATCGTTGTCAGAAACCATATTCTTTCAAGATGGAGAGCTAATGTACATGCATGGCTTTCCAAAGGTGAAATAAAGGAAACTGTAAGTAACGAATTCAATCACTTACTTCATTCTGCTTATGACTTTCTTCTCTTCAATGGGTATATAAATTTTGGAGTTTCACCGACTTTCAAACCTCAAATGCCCGAAGAATCAACAGAAGGATCTGTAATAGTAATCGGTGCAGGTCTTGCTGGATTAGCTGCAGCTCGCCAGTTGTTAGCTTTTGGTTTTAAAGTGATTGTGTTAGAGGGTAGGAACAGACCTGGGGGTAGAGTCTATACCCAGAAAATGGGTCAGGGGCAAAATGGTAATTATGCTGTGGTGGATCTTGGTGGAAGTGTTATCACAGGTATTCATGCAAACCCTCTTGGAGTTTTAGCTAGACAGCTATCAATTCCTCTTCATAAAGTGAGAGATAAATGTCCTTTATATGATCCAGAAGGAAAACCTGTTGGAAAAGAAACCGATTCAAAAGTAGAATTCATTTTCAATAGACTTCTAGACAAAGTAACCGAATTCAGACAAATCATGGGTGAATCATGTGGTGACATTTCATTAGGATCAGTTCTTGACAAACTCACAAAACTATACGCTGTAGCCACAAGTGTAGAAGAAAAACAATTACTCGATTGGCATTTTGCAAATCTAGAATACGCAAACGCGGGCCCCCTTTCGGATCTTTCAGCTGCTTATTGGGATCAAGATGACCCATATGAAATGGGTGGTGATCATTGCTTTTTAGCAGGTGGGAATTGGAGATTAATCGAAGCATTATGTGAAGGGGTTCCGATTTTTTATGAAAAGATTGTGAAAACCATTAGATATGGTGAAAATGGTGTTGAGGTGATTACAAGTGATCAAACATTTCAAGGTGATATTGTTCTATGCACTGTTcctcttggtgttttgaagaaaaagGTGATAAGTTTTGTGCCTGAATTACCTGAAAGAAAACTTGAGGCAATTGAGAGACTTGGATTTGGGTTGTTGAACAAGGTTGCCATGGTGTTTCCTTATGTTTTTTGGGGTGAAGATGTTGATACATTTGGTTGTTTGAATAGAAATAGTGAGAATCGTGGAGAGTTTTTCTTGTTTTATAGTTATCACACAGTTTCTGGGGGATCAGTTCTTGTTGCATTAGTTGCTGGTGAAGCTGCAAAATCATTTGAATCCACACATCCTTCCACTTTGCTTCATCGTGTTTTAAATGTCCTTAAAG GAATATATGGACCAAAGGGTATTGAAGTGCCTAATCCAATCCAATCCATTTGTACAAAATGGGGAAATGATCCTCTGTCATGCGGTTCATATTCTCATGTGCGGGTCCACTCTTCCGGTAGTGACTACGATATCCTTGCGGAAAACGTTGCAAACCGCCTCTTTTTCGCCGGAGAAGCCACCAACCGCCAACACCCTGCCACCATGCATGGGGCCTACTTAAGTGGTCTAAGAGAAGCTTCATGTATTTATAGAGTCAGAAAGtctaattataataataataatgatgatgataataataataataataataacaataacaaacaaaaTAATCCCAAAAAAAGCATTCGAAAAATCATTGGAGTGAGTGATACTCTCATAAACCTTTTCAAGAATCCCGATTTATCTTTCGggaattttctttttgtgtttGACCCTTCAAATGAAGACGATGAGTCAACCGGGCTCATGATGGTTGCcattgataatgatgatgatgatgataaagtcaaagtcaaagtcaacaatggtcaaagtcaacatgcgGTGAAGCTTTACACGATGGTGACACGTGTACAGGCGCGGGATTTGGAGGCGGTGGTTGGTGGCGGGGAAAGTGGGTTGAGTTACATGTCGGAGAATCTCGGGTTGAAGTTAATGGGAATGGACTGTTTTGCCCTTGTGGCGAATTCATTGATTTCTAATATTGCTACACGGAGAAGTAGGGTTAGGAATCGGGTAGTGTTTGGAAACCGTGTTTCGTACACGTGA
- the LOC111904860 gene encoding uncharacterized protein LOC111904860 isoform X2, with translation MAAVLSFATPASNFRVISNSSRTAAPLQSRSRISMVNHHQHFAPLFVPEVESAVDTLYPEFRAVDNLVAQNSSRVLKAFQNARVGSHHFSGCTGYGHEEAGGREALDQAFAEIFGAESAIVRSQFFSGTHAITCALFAFLRPGDELLAVAGAPYDTLEEVIGIRDGNGLGSLKDFGISYREVALADDGGLDWDALEVALKPETKCALIQRSCGYSWRKSLSVEEISRAIHMIKAQNPNCLVMVDNCYGEFTETIEPPMVGADLIAGSLIKNPGGTIAPCGGYVAGKEKWVKAAAARLSAPGLGVDCGSTPGDIMRTFFQGLYLSPQMVGESIKGGLLIAEVMSNKGYKVQPLPRVPRHDIVQAVQLGSRERLLAFCEAVQRSSPVSSYTKPIAGVTAGYASEVIFADGTFIDGSTSELSCDGPLREPFCVFCQGGTHWTQWGLVLGEVLKSL, from the exons ATGGCGGCGGTCTTATCCTTCGCCACACCCGCTTCCAATTTCAGAGTGATTTCGAACTCAAGTAGAACAGCAGCTCCATTACAGTCAAGGTCTCGAATCTCCATGGTTAATCACCATCAACATTTTGCTCCTTTATTTGTTCCGGAG GTTGAAAGTGCAGTTGATACCTTGTATCCGGAGTTTAGGGCGGTGGATAATCTTGTGGCACAGAATAGCTCTAGAGTTCTCAAAGCTTTTCAGAACGCAAGGGTCGGATCTCAT CACTTCAGCGGTTGCACTGGCTATGGCCATGAAGAAGCAGGTGGCCGAGAAGCCCTAGACCAAGCTTTTGCAGAAATTTTTGGTGCTGAATCAGCAATTGTTCGTTCGCAG TTCTTCTCAGGCACTCATGCCATTACATGTGCCCTGTTTGCTTTCTTGAGACCTGGTGATGAG CTTTTAGCAGTTGCTGGTGCTCCTTATGATACACTAGAAGAAGTCATTGGAATCAGAGATGGAAATGGATTAGGCTCATTGAAAGATTTTGGAATCAGTTATCGAGAAGTTGCA CTTGCAGATGATGGAGGCCTTGATTGGGATGCTCTTGAAGTGGCTTTAAAACCTGAAACAAAATGTGCCTTAATACAAAGATCATGTGGGTATTCTTGGCGTAAAAGTTTAAGTGTAGAAGAAATATCAAGGGCAATCCACATGATCAAG gCACAAAATCCGAATTGTTTGGTTATGGTGGATAACTGCTATGGTGAATTCACAGAAACCATTGAGCCTCCTATGGTG GGTGCAGATCTTATTGCAGGAAGTTTAATAAAAAATCCAGGTGGCACAATTGCGCCATGTGGCGGATACGTTGCAGGAAAAGAAAAATGGGTAAAAGCAGCAGCAGCTCGTCTCTCTGCACCAGGTCTTGGGGTTGACTGTGGGTCAACTCCTGGTGACATCATGCGAACTTTTTTTCAAGGATTATATCTCTCACCTCAAATGGTTGGTGAATCCATAAAG GGAGGGTTACTTATAGCGGAAGTTATGTCCAACAAAGGTTACAAGGTCCAGCCATTACCTCGAGTGCCACGTCACGACATAGTACAG GCTGTACAACTTGGAAGCCGTGAGAGGCTACTTGCTTTTTGTGAAGCTGTGCAAAGAAGCTCGCCTGTGAGCTCTTATACGAAGCCGATTGCGGGTGTGACAGCTGGCTATGCGTCAGAGGTGATCTTTGCTGACGGGACGTTTATTGATGGGAGTACGAGTGAGCTTTCGTGTGACGGGCCGTTAAGAGAGCCGTTTTGTGTGTTTTGTCAG GGTGGCACTCATTGGACTCAATGGGGACTTGTTCTTGGTGAAGTTTTGAAATCATTGTAG
- the LOC111904860 gene encoding uncharacterized protein LOC111904860 isoform X1 produces the protein MAAVLSFATPASNFRVISNSSRTAAPLQSRSRISMVNHHQHFAPLFVPEVESAVDTLYPEFRAVDNLVAQNSSRVLKAFQNARVGSHHFSGCTGYGHEEAGGREALDQAFAEIFGAESAIVRSQFFSGTHAITCALFAFLRPGDELLAVAGAPYDTLEEVIGIRDGNGLGSLKDFGISYREVALADDGGLDWDALEVALKPETKCALIQRSCGYSWRKSLSVEEISRAIHMIKAQNPNCLVMVDNCYGEFTETIEPPMVVCGADLIAGSLIKNPGGTIAPCGGYVAGKEKWVKAAAARLSAPGLGVDCGSTPGDIMRTFFQGLYLSPQMVGESIKGGLLIAEVMSNKGYKVQPLPRVPRHDIVQAVQLGSRERLLAFCEAVQRSSPVSSYTKPIAGVTAGYASEVIFADGTFIDGSTSELSCDGPLREPFCVFCQGGTHWTQWGLVLGEVLKSL, from the exons ATGGCGGCGGTCTTATCCTTCGCCACACCCGCTTCCAATTTCAGAGTGATTTCGAACTCAAGTAGAACAGCAGCTCCATTACAGTCAAGGTCTCGAATCTCCATGGTTAATCACCATCAACATTTTGCTCCTTTATTTGTTCCGGAG GTTGAAAGTGCAGTTGATACCTTGTATCCGGAGTTTAGGGCGGTGGATAATCTTGTGGCACAGAATAGCTCTAGAGTTCTCAAAGCTTTTCAGAACGCAAGGGTCGGATCTCAT CACTTCAGCGGTTGCACTGGCTATGGCCATGAAGAAGCAGGTGGCCGAGAAGCCCTAGACCAAGCTTTTGCAGAAATTTTTGGTGCTGAATCAGCAATTGTTCGTTCGCAG TTCTTCTCAGGCACTCATGCCATTACATGTGCCCTGTTTGCTTTCTTGAGACCTGGTGATGAG CTTTTAGCAGTTGCTGGTGCTCCTTATGATACACTAGAAGAAGTCATTGGAATCAGAGATGGAAATGGATTAGGCTCATTGAAAGATTTTGGAATCAGTTATCGAGAAGTTGCA CTTGCAGATGATGGAGGCCTTGATTGGGATGCTCTTGAAGTGGCTTTAAAACCTGAAACAAAATGTGCCTTAATACAAAGATCATGTGGGTATTCTTGGCGTAAAAGTTTAAGTGTAGAAGAAATATCAAGGGCAATCCACATGATCAAG gCACAAAATCCGAATTGTTTGGTTATGGTGGATAACTGCTATGGTGAATTCACAGAAACCATTGAGCCTCCTATGGTGGTATGT GGTGCAGATCTTATTGCAGGAAGTTTAATAAAAAATCCAGGTGGCACAATTGCGCCATGTGGCGGATACGTTGCAGGAAAAGAAAAATGGGTAAAAGCAGCAGCAGCTCGTCTCTCTGCACCAGGTCTTGGGGTTGACTGTGGGTCAACTCCTGGTGACATCATGCGAACTTTTTTTCAAGGATTATATCTCTCACCTCAAATGGTTGGTGAATCCATAAAG GGAGGGTTACTTATAGCGGAAGTTATGTCCAACAAAGGTTACAAGGTCCAGCCATTACCTCGAGTGCCACGTCACGACATAGTACAG GCTGTACAACTTGGAAGCCGTGAGAGGCTACTTGCTTTTTGTGAAGCTGTGCAAAGAAGCTCGCCTGTGAGCTCTTATACGAAGCCGATTGCGGGTGTGACAGCTGGCTATGCGTCAGAGGTGATCTTTGCTGACGGGACGTTTATTGATGGGAGTACGAGTGAGCTTTCGTGTGACGGGCCGTTAAGAGAGCCGTTTTGTGTGTTTTGTCAG GGTGGCACTCATTGGACTCAATGGGGACTTGTTCTTGGTGAAGTTTTGAAATCATTGTAG
- the LOC111904862 gene encoding NAD-dependent protein deacylase SRT2 — MAMAMRVSSQSLFFSLNNAREVLTHFMTDVVHPASKYCKFNGKSKTTTISFRGSVKHIQTVCRITVPGSSLETVVNPSSNSNLLKDRKVVPDSDPPTTKDVDLLYEFFAKSTKLVALTGAGISTECGIPDYRSPNGAYSTGFKPITHQQFIRSSRARRRYWARSYAGWRKFNEAKPSAAHTALASLEKANRISFMITQNVDRLHHRAGSTPLELHGTVYTVGCVDCGFLFPRELFQEKLKSLNPKWAEAIESLDYDSNSDKSFGMKQRPDGDIEIDEKFWEEDFHIPTCSKCNGVLKPDVVFFGDNVPKDRANMAMEAAKGCDAFLVLGSSVMTMSAFRLVRAAHEGGAATAIVNIGNTRADDFADLKINARLGEILPRILNTGSLSIPAI, encoded by the exons ATGGCCATGGCGATGCGTGTTTCTTCCCAATCTCTATTTTTT TCTCTCAATAATGCAAGGGAAGTTCTTACACATTTTATGACAG ATGTTGTTCATCCAGCTAGCAAATATTGTAAATTTAATGGTAAAAGTAAAACCACAACAATATCATTTCGAGGCTCTGTAAAGCATATACAAACAGTATGCAGAATCACAGTTCCTGGATCCTCTTTAGAAACTGTTGTGAATCCATCTTCAAATTCAAACTTATTAAAAGACAGGAAAGTGGTACCCGATTCAGATCCACCAACCACTAAAGATGTTGATCTTTTATACGAGTTTTTTGCTAAAAG TACTAAACTTGTTGCTTTGACTGGAGCTGGAATAAGCACAGAGTGTGGCATTCCTGATTACAGAAG CCCAAATGGAGCTTATAGTACTGGTTTCAAGCCGATTACTCATCAG CAATTTATTCGTTCTAGTCGTGCAAGAAGGAGGTATTGGGCAAGAAGCTATGCAGGATGGAGGAAGTTTAATGAAGCTAAACCAAGTGCAGCTCACACTGCTTTAGCATCTTTAGAAAAAGCAAATCGAATTAGCTTTATGATCACACAAAATGTCGATAG GTTGCACCATCGTGCTGGTAGTACCCCGCTTGAGTTACATGGGACTGTGTACACCGTTGGATGTGTGGATTGTGGATTCTTGTTTCCAAGGGAGTTGTTTCAAGAGAAATTGAAGTCTTTAAATCCAAAG TGGGCGGAAGCTATAGAAAGTTTGGATTATGATAGTAATTCAGATAAGAGTTTTGGGATGAAGCAAAGGCCCGATGGTGATATTGAAATTGATGAAAAGTTTTGGGAAGAAGATTTTCATATACCAACTTGCTCTAAATGTAACGGAGTACTAAAACCAGAT GTGGTATTTTTTGGTGATAATGTACCAAAAGATAGAGCTAATATGGCAATGGAGGCGGCTAAAGGGTGTGATGCTTTTCTTGTTCTTGGTTCATCGGTTATGACCATGTCTGCTTTTCGACTTGTCAG AGCAGCTCATGAGGGTGGTGCTGCTACAGCAATTGTAAATATAGGCAACACTCGAGCTGATGATTTTGCAGATTTGAAAATTAATGCGCGCCTAGGAGAG ATATTACCACGGATACTTAACACTGGGTCACTCAGTATTCCTGCTATATAA